The following proteins are encoded in a genomic region of Phycisphaera sp.:
- the eno gene encoding phosphopyruvate hydratase — MNEFCVESLSARWILDSRGNPTVRVQAELAGGAVGVAMVPSGASTGEHEAVELRDGDKGVFGGKGVSAAVRNVGEKLAPAVVGLDARDQAALDHTMLAADGTDNKGKVGANAILGVSLACAHAVAAEAGLPLYRSVGGAGGRTLPVPMLNVINGGKHADNNLDFQEFMVQPWGFDDFETALRAGVEIYHSLRGLLHEAGLSTAVGDEGGFAPDFKSAEEALQYLEKATKKAGYAWGTQISIALDPAASELANEAKKAGKEGYKRFKSDQAVITSDELIDTWANWCDNYPVRSIEDGLDENDWAGWKKLTERLGDKVQLVGDDLFVTNIKFLQRGLDEGCANAILIKPNQIGTLSETLEAVDLARRNGYGAVMSHRSGETEDSTIADLAVATNCGQIKTGAPCRSDRNAKYNRLLVIAQELGSSALFAGSA; from the coding sequence ATGAACGAGTTCTGCGTCGAGAGCCTCAGCGCCCGGTGGATCCTGGATTCCCGGGGCAACCCCACCGTGCGGGTCCAGGCCGAGCTGGCCGGCGGGGCCGTGGGCGTGGCGATGGTCCCCAGCGGGGCCAGCACCGGCGAGCACGAGGCCGTCGAGCTGCGAGATGGCGACAAGGGCGTGTTCGGCGGCAAGGGCGTCAGCGCCGCGGTGCGAAACGTGGGCGAGAAGCTCGCCCCGGCCGTCGTCGGCCTCGACGCCCGCGACCAGGCCGCCCTCGACCACACCATGCTGGCCGCCGACGGCACCGACAACAAGGGCAAGGTGGGCGCGAACGCGATCCTGGGCGTCTCGCTCGCGTGCGCCCACGCCGTGGCCGCCGAGGCGGGGCTGCCGCTGTATCGCAGCGTTGGTGGCGCGGGCGGCCGCACGCTACCCGTGCCCATGCTCAACGTCATCAACGGCGGCAAGCACGCCGACAACAACCTGGACTTCCAGGAGTTCATGGTCCAGCCCTGGGGCTTCGACGACTTCGAGACCGCGCTCCGCGCGGGGGTTGAGATTTATCATTCACTGCGCGGTCTGCTGCACGAGGCCGGACTGAGCACGGCTGTTGGCGACGAGGGCGGCTTCGCGCCCGATTTCAAGAGCGCCGAGGAGGCGTTGCAATACCTTGAGAAGGCCACGAAGAAGGCCGGGTACGCGTGGGGCACGCAGATCTCCATCGCCCTCGACCCCGCCGCCAGCGAGTTGGCCAATGAGGCGAAGAAGGCCGGGAAAGAAGGCTATAAACGGTTCAAGAGCGACCAAGCCGTCATCACCAGCGACGAACTCATCGACACCTGGGCCAACTGGTGCGACAACTACCCCGTGCGCTCCATCGAGGATGGCCTCGACGAGAACGACTGGGCCGGCTGGAAGAAGCTCACCGAGCGGCTGGGCGACAAAGTGCAGCTCGTCGGCGACGATTTGTTCGTCACCAACATCAAGTTCCTCCAGCGCGGCCTGGACGAGGGCTGCGCCAACGCCATCCTCATCAAGCCCAACCAGATCGGCACGCTCAGTGAAACCCTTGAGGCCGTCGACCTCGCCCGCCGCAACGGCTACGGCGCGGTCATGAGCCACCGCAGCGGCGAGACCGAGGACAGCACCATCGCCGACTTGGCCGTCGCGACCAATTGCGGACAGATCAAGACCGGCGCGCCCTGCCGCAGCGATCGCAACGCCAAGTACAACCGGCTGCTGGTGATCGCGCAAGAACTCGGCAGCAGTGCGCTCTTCGCCGGGAGCGCGTGA
- a CDS encoding tRNA guanosine(34) transglycosylase Tgt, translated as MAITFDIATKSRSTQGRVGTVTTPYGVFDTPAFMTVGTRATVRGVTNEQLRQVGAQVVLNNAYHLWLRPGPELVDRMGGAHAFMGWDGPILTDSGGYQAYSMADTNAIDEDGVTFRSILDGRKLRMTPEASMDIQNKIGADIIMAFDDCPPAIELADGPASQTRLKLQAAHDRDRTRNGYDHAARLKLANERTIRWLERCAKAHTKPDAQALFGIVQGGTSEDARRWSAERVTNVDLPGYAIGGVSVGETSEDIARIVRFTAPLMPEGKPRYLMGVGYPRDIVAAVCAGVDMFDCVLPGRNGRNANAFVPQGQIRLRNAKFTEDPEPLEPGCDCPACQPTHGRSASRAYIRHLFMSQEMLGPILVSLHNLRFYQRLMMDLRATIAGDDWAGFADRWPSAASGIPQAAYHAPRVGPSGVGEV; from the coding sequence ATGGCCATCACCTTTGATATCGCGACAAAGAGCCGCAGCACACAGGGCCGGGTGGGAACCGTCACCACGCCCTACGGCGTGTTCGACACGCCAGCCTTCATGACCGTGGGCACCCGCGCCACGGTGCGGGGCGTGACCAACGAGCAGCTCCGCCAGGTCGGCGCGCAGGTCGTGCTCAACAACGCCTATCACCTCTGGCTGCGTCCGGGGCCAGAACTCGTCGACCGCATGGGTGGTGCGCACGCCTTCATGGGCTGGGACGGCCCGATCCTCACCGACTCGGGCGGCTACCAGGCGTATTCGATGGCCGACACCAACGCCATCGACGAGGACGGCGTCACGTTCCGGTCGATCCTGGATGGTCGGAAGCTCCGCATGACGCCCGAGGCGTCCATGGACATCCAGAACAAGATCGGCGCCGACATCATCATGGCCTTCGATGACTGCCCGCCGGCGATCGAGTTGGCCGATGGGCCGGCCTCGCAAACCCGCCTCAAGCTCCAGGCCGCCCACGACCGTGATCGCACCAGGAATGGCTACGACCACGCCGCCCGCCTCAAACTCGCCAACGAGCGCACCATACGTTGGCTCGAGCGCTGCGCTAAGGCCCATACCAAGCCCGACGCGCAGGCTCTCTTCGGCATCGTCCAGGGCGGCACGAGCGAGGACGCCCGACGATGGTCGGCCGAGCGAGTCACCAATGTCGACCTGCCCGGCTACGCCATCGGCGGGGTGAGCGTGGGGGAGACCAGCGAGGACATCGCCCGCATCGTCCGCTTCACCGCGCCGTTGATGCCCGAAGGCAAGCCCCGATACTTGATGGGCGTGGGCTACCCGCGGGACATCGTGGCGGCGGTCTGCGCGGGGGTCGACATGTTCGACTGTGTGCTGCCAGGCAGGAATGGCCGCAACGCCAACGCCTTCGTGCCGCAGGGCCAGATCAGGCTCCGAAACGCCAAATTTACCGAGGATCCCGAGCCCCTGGAGCCCGGCTGCGATTGCCCGGCCTGCCAGCCCACGCACGGCCGCTCGGCCAGCCGGGCCTATATCAGGCATTTGTTCATGTCCCAGGAGATGCTGGGCCCGATCCTGGTCTCGCTGCACAATCTCCGGTTCTACCAGCGGCTGATGATGGACCTGCGGGCCACCATCGCCGGCGACGATTGGGCCGGGTTCGCCGATCGCTGGCCCTCCGCGGCGTCGGGCATCCCACAGGCCGCTTACCATGCCCCCCGCGTCGGCCCGTCCGGCGTTGGTGAGGTTTGA
- the egtB gene encoding ergothioneine biosynthesis protein EgtB translates to MGFSISSAPLVGASLADRYEAVRSTTDALRAPLSPEDCVVQSMTDASPAKWHLAHTTWFFEQFVLSRVDPGCRFDERFAYLFNSYYTQIGDRQPRHSRGMMTRPSLDSILAYRAHVDERMMELLSGDRLSEEAARVTEIGLNHEQQHQELLLTDIRHALWCGAACEAYDPRPHDTSESNPCLPTEWVEFEAGLLWVGCDGQEFSYDNEQPSHKVYLRPFAVASRPVTCGQYIEFIEDNGYAREHLWLDEGAAAVKAEGWVAPMYWTRRDGTWRVATMHGERTVDPNEPVTNISFFEAEAFARWAGARLPTESEWEAACLRDLERAGVHWRDALQHAHLLERAVFHPSAPSSGSGHLDGMFGGVWEWTRSGYDPYPGYTAETGALGEYNGKFMSSQYVLRGGSCATPADHIRPTYRNFFHPTKRWQFSGVRLAKDTA, encoded by the coding sequence ATGGGATTCAGCATCAGCAGCGCGCCGCTCGTCGGTGCTTCCCTGGCCGACCGGTACGAGGCGGTCCGTTCGACAACCGACGCGTTGCGTGCGCCGTTGTCTCCCGAGGACTGCGTTGTCCAATCCATGACCGACGCGAGCCCGGCCAAGTGGCACCTGGCGCACACGACGTGGTTCTTCGAGCAATTCGTGCTCTCGCGCGTCGATCCCGGGTGCCGATTCGACGAGCGATTCGCCTACCTGTTCAACAGCTACTACACGCAGATCGGCGATCGCCAGCCGCGGCACTCGCGTGGCATGATGACCCGCCCTTCGCTCGATTCGATCCTGGCGTATCGCGCACATGTCGATGAACGCATGATGGAGCTGCTCTCGGGCGATCGCCTGAGCGAAGAAGCGGCACGCGTGACCGAGATCGGCCTGAACCACGAGCAGCAGCACCAGGAGCTCTTGCTCACCGACATCCGCCACGCGCTGTGGTGCGGGGCGGCGTGCGAGGCGTACGACCCGCGCCCGCATGACACGTCTGAATCGAACCCCTGCCTACCCACGGAGTGGGTCGAGTTCGAGGCCGGGTTGCTCTGGGTGGGCTGCGACGGGCAGGAGTTCTCGTATGACAACGAGCAGCCGAGCCACAAGGTGTACTTGCGTCCGTTCGCCGTCGCCAGCCGGCCGGTGACCTGCGGGCAGTACATCGAGTTCATCGAGGACAACGGCTACGCCCGTGAGCATTTATGGCTCGACGAGGGTGCCGCGGCGGTGAAGGCTGAGGGCTGGGTAGCGCCCATGTACTGGACGCGACGCGACGGTACCTGGCGCGTCGCAACTATGCATGGTGAGCGCACCGTCGATCCCAACGAACCCGTCACAAACATCAGCTTCTTCGAGGCCGAAGCGTTCGCGCGGTGGGCGGGCGCACGCTTGCCGACCGAATCCGAATGGGAGGCCGCGTGCCTGCGCGATCTCGAGCGTGCCGGCGTCCATTGGCGCGATGCGCTCCAGCACGCCCATTTGCTTGAGCGCGCCGTCTTCCACCCGAGCGCACCGTCGAGCGGATCCGGGCACCTCGACGGCATGTTCGGCGGCGTATGGGAGTGGACCCGCAGCGGCTACGACCCCTATCCGGGGTACACCGCCGAAACCGGAGCGCTCGGTGAGTACAATGGCAAGTTCATGAGCAGCCAGTACGTGCTGCGTGGCGGGTCGTGCGCAACACCCGCGGACCACATCCGCCCGACGTACCGCAATTTCTTCCACCCCACCAAGCGCTGGCAGTTCTCCGGCGTGCGACTCGCGAAAGACACAGCCTGA
- a CDS encoding NUDIX hydrolase codes for MAGTDATPKPIDTKVLYEGAKFNVELLTLPADDGTREMAIVRHPGACAILPILTEATEHEPATLVLIRNQRPAVGQSLWEIPAGTIDPGEEPLVCAGRELIEETGYKAATLEPFGRFYTTPGMTDEVMHVFVARGLTHVGQDLDEGEHIEVHEVTADEALAMIDDGRLMDAKSVIPIVRAHAAGLLGLGQ; via the coding sequence ATGGCCGGCACTGATGCCACACCCAAGCCCATTGACACCAAGGTGCTCTACGAGGGTGCCAAGTTCAACGTCGAACTGCTCACGCTGCCCGCGGATGATGGCACGCGCGAGATGGCGATCGTCCGCCACCCCGGTGCCTGCGCCATCCTGCCCATCCTGACCGAGGCCACCGAGCACGAACCCGCCACCCTGGTGCTCATCCGCAACCAGCGGCCCGCGGTGGGGCAATCGCTCTGGGAGATCCCCGCGGGCACGATCGATCCGGGCGAGGAGCCGCTCGTGTGCGCCGGGCGCGAATTGATCGAAGAAACCGGCTACAAGGCCGCAACATTGGAGCCGTTCGGGCGGTTCTATACCACGCCGGGCATGACCGACGAGGTGATGCACGTGTTCGTGGCCCGTGGGCTGACCCACGTGGGCCAGGACTTGGACGAGGGCGAGCACATCGAGGTGCACGAAGTGACAGCCGACGAGGCGCTGGCGATGATCGACGACGGCCGGCTGATGGACGCCAAGAGCGTGATCCCCATCGTGCGCGCCCACGCCGCCGGCCTGCTGGGGCTTGGCCAGTGA
- a CDS encoding class I SAM-dependent methyltransferase, translating into MATATTVSTTTPTTPARTPRIGRMAFLRWPLMDYRNAVDLAEPNEGLTGHIGNAKYSLRLQRYWWAARAIQDGARQAAKEGREYVVVDLGCERGWMKRFTEGEEDAPTNIRWIGLDGNLDHPSLEASHYDETHACDFLAALPVPDDTADAVVCLHVFEHLKDVEGPAKEVARMLKPGGVFLAGTPVGPTPLAIMRTKQLVERDRQGRNRHWGHIRKFCPASWRTLCRHAGLDIEMMTGSHAIRQTKSPLENFGWWIRLNQLWGVLFPSLGQEVYLAARKPAAGEHVEKPGSLARFWGYADWSLPVAAVLVLVALPVVLVLS; encoded by the coding sequence ATGGCCACAGCGACCACGGTCTCAACCACCACCCCAACAACTCCCGCACGGACGCCCCGTATCGGCCGCATGGCCTTCCTCCGCTGGCCCCTCATGGACTACCGCAACGCGGTCGACCTCGCCGAGCCCAACGAGGGGCTCACCGGGCACATCGGCAACGCGAAGTACAGCCTGCGGCTGCAACGCTACTGGTGGGCGGCCCGGGCCATCCAGGACGGTGCTCGGCAGGCCGCGAAGGAGGGCCGCGAGTATGTCGTGGTCGATCTTGGCTGCGAGCGTGGGTGGATGAAGCGGTTTACTGAGGGTGAAGAGGACGCCCCGACCAACATCCGTTGGATCGGCCTGGATGGCAACCTCGACCATCCCTCGCTCGAGGCCTCGCATTACGACGAGACGCACGCGTGCGACTTCCTTGCGGCGCTGCCCGTGCCGGACGACACCGCCGACGCGGTCGTGTGCCTGCACGTGTTCGAGCACCTCAAGGACGTCGAGGGCCCCGCGAAGGAAGTCGCCCGGATGCTCAAGCCCGGCGGCGTGTTCCTGGCGGGCACGCCGGTTGGCCCGACGCCGCTGGCGATCATGCGCACGAAGCAGCTCGTCGAGCGCGACCGCCAGGGGCGTAACCGCCACTGGGGGCACATCCGCAAGTTCTGCCCGGCCAGTTGGCGCACGCTGTGCCGGCACGCGGGGCTGGACATCGAGATGATGACCGGCTCGCACGCCATCCGCCAGACCAAGAGCCCGCTGGAGAACTTTGGCTGGTGGATCCGCCTGAACCAGCTCTGGGGCGTGCTCTTCCCGAGCCTGGGGCAAGAGGTGTACCTGGCCGCGCGCAAGCCGGCGGCGGGCGAGCATGTCGAGAAGCCCGGTTCTCTGGCGCGGTTCTGGGGGTATGCGGATTGGTCGCTGCCCGTCGCGGCTGTGCTGGTGCTGGTGGCTTTGCCGGTGGTGCTCGTCCTCAGCTGA
- a CDS encoding rhomboid family intramembrane serine protease produces the protein MGLHDRNYMRGDQAPPGLRPDRGWPVSATIALIIANVAIFLFQLVALNAWGLQWIRQPTDAVPGIGPVDAVTLYGHFSTNEVIFGLEFWRFLTFQFLHGGWMHLIFNMFGLFIFGRLVEDQLGPKKFLAFYLVCGIFGGLLYLLLNLLGGVIGLNLPLLLPGDPATPLVGASAGVFGIVIACAYISPNTVVQLLFPPIPLKMKTFAYGFVAIAFFMLFTGSRNAGGEAAHLGGAIAGFYFIRNTHHLIDFFDVFGDSRKPKGPKGPRGGRGRPRAQGGISQQEVDRVLDKVQASGLGSLTDKEKETLRHATDRQRRG, from the coding sequence ATGGGGCTGCACGATCGAAACTACATGCGAGGCGACCAGGCACCGCCGGGCTTGAGGCCCGATCGCGGTTGGCCTGTGTCAGCGACGATTGCGCTGATCATCGCTAACGTCGCGATCTTCCTGTTCCAGTTGGTCGCTCTGAACGCCTGGGGGCTCCAGTGGATCCGCCAACCCACGGATGCCGTTCCTGGCATCGGGCCAGTCGACGCCGTGACGCTCTACGGCCACTTCTCGACCAACGAGGTCATCTTTGGGCTCGAGTTCTGGCGCTTCCTCACGTTCCAGTTCCTCCACGGCGGCTGGATGCACCTGATCTTCAACATGTTCGGGCTGTTCATCTTCGGCCGGCTCGTCGAGGACCAACTCGGGCCCAAGAAGTTCCTCGCCTTCTACCTGGTCTGCGGCATCTTCGGCGGGCTCTTATACCTGCTGCTTAACCTGCTCGGCGGCGTGATCGGGCTCAATCTGCCGCTGCTGCTGCCCGGCGACCCGGCCACGCCGTTGGTTGGTGCGTCCGCCGGCGTGTTCGGCATCGTGATCGCCTGCGCGTACATCTCGCCCAACACCGTCGTGCAGTTGCTCTTCCCGCCCATCCCGCTCAAGATGAAGACCTTCGCCTACGGCTTCGTCGCGATCGCGTTCTTCATGCTCTTTACGGGTTCCAGGAACGCCGGCGGCGAGGCGGCCCACCTGGGCGGCGCCATCGCGGGCTTCTACTTTATCCGCAACACCCACCACCTCATCGACTTCTTCGACGTCTTCGGCGATTCCCGCAAGCCAAAGGGGCCAAAAGGACCAAGGGGTGGCAGGGGACGGCCAAGGGCACAAGGCGGGATCAGCCAGCAGGAGGTCGACCGTGTGCTCGACAAGGTCCAGGCCTCGGGCCTGGGTAGCCTGACCGACAAGGAAAAAGAAACCCTCCGCCACGCCACCGACCGGCAACGCCGGGGCTGA
- a CDS encoding ABC transporter permease subunit — MRWVAVMRLAVLVVLCLACAVVAQEEEAPAGRLTIGSKSFTESVLLGELLAERARREGLRVEYKDSLRGTRLVFESVKSGAIDVYPEYTGTLLREIFADQGMETEAELRAALAELGLAMSEPIGFNNTYAIGVLPATAEEYGLETIADLRDAPDLRMGFTNEFIERDDGWRPLKAAYDLPQADIRGIDHDLGYQALGSGAIDAKEIYTTDAKIQSMGLAVLRDTIDHFPRYDAVWIYRADLAQRNPAAMRAIESLTGVLDEAAMSALNAQVEVDGRTEAEVAKNYFDAGGAAVGTLTLGDRVRRAAADIPRTTVEHAVLVGASMLLAIAIAIPLGVLAAHSKRFEQVVLNTSGILQTIPSLALLALLVSLLAITGQIPTIIALFVYSLLPIVRTTHAGLTQIPQSVRDSARSLGLPTGRTLLFVELPLALPSIFAGIKTAVVINVGTATLGGFIAAGGYGDPILAGIRRVDTVLILAGLIPAALMAIVLTLLLDTAERAISPAGVRGEKR; from the coding sequence GTGAGGTGGGTTGCCGTCATGCGGCTTGCGGTCCTGGTCGTGCTGTGCCTCGCGTGCGCCGTTGTCGCCCAGGAAGAAGAAGCCCCCGCCGGGCGGCTGACCATCGGCTCGAAGAGTTTTACCGAATCGGTGCTGCTGGGCGAACTGCTCGCCGAAAGGGCCCGGCGCGAGGGGCTCAGGGTCGAGTACAAGGACTCGCTGCGCGGCACGCGGCTGGTGTTCGAGTCGGTCAAGAGCGGCGCCATCGACGTGTATCCCGAGTACACCGGCACGCTGCTGCGCGAGATCTTCGCCGATCAGGGAATGGAAACCGAGGCCGAGTTGCGTGCGGCTCTGGCCGAACTGGGCCTGGCGATGAGCGAGCCCATCGGCTTCAACAACACCTACGCCATCGGCGTGCTGCCCGCGACGGCCGAGGAGTACGGGCTCGAGACCATCGCCGACTTGCGCGACGCCCCGGACCTCAGGATGGGCTTCACCAACGAGTTCATCGAGCGGGACGATGGCTGGCGGCCGCTGAAGGCCGCCTACGACCTGCCGCAGGCCGACATCCGCGGCATCGACCACGACCTGGGCTACCAGGCCCTGGGCAGCGGGGCCATCGACGCCAAGGAGATCTACACCACCGACGCGAAGATCCAGAGCATGGGCCTGGCCGTGCTGCGCGACACGATCGACCACTTCCCGCGCTACGACGCGGTGTGGATCTACCGGGCCGACCTCGCGCAGCGCAATCCTGCGGCGATGCGCGCGATCGAGTCGCTCACCGGCGTGCTCGACGAGGCGGCCATGTCGGCGCTCAACGCCCAGGTCGAGGTCGACGGGCGCACCGAGGCCGAGGTCGCGAAGAACTACTTCGACGCCGGCGGTGCCGCGGTGGGCACGCTGACGCTCGGCGACCGCGTGCGGCGCGCGGCCGCCGACATCCCACGCACGACCGTCGAGCACGCCGTGCTCGTCGGCGCGTCGATGCTGCTGGCCATCGCCATCGCCATCCCGCTAGGCGTGCTGGCCGCGCACTCGAAGAGATTCGAGCAGGTCGTGCTGAACACCAGCGGCATTTTGCAGACCATCCCCAGCCTCGCGTTGCTCGCGCTGCTGGTCAGCCTGCTGGCGATCACCGGGCAGATCCCCACGATCATCGCGCTGTTCGTGTACTCGCTGTTACCCATCGTGCGCACGACGCACGCGGGGCTCACGCAGATCCCGCAATCGGTGCGCGACTCTGCACGCTCGCTGGGGTTGCCGACCGGACGCACGCTGCTGTTCGTCGAGCTGCCGCTGGCGCTGCCGAGCATCTTCGCGGGCATCAAGACGGCGGTGGTCATCAACGTGGGCACGGCGACGCTCGGCGGGTTCATCGCCGCGGGCGGGTACGGCGACCCGATCCTGGCGGGCATCCGGCGTGTCGACACCGTGCTCATCCTGGCGGGGCTCATCCCCGCGGCCCTGATGGCCATCGTGCTGACGCTACTGCTCGACACGGCCGAGCGTGCGATCTCCCCGGCCGGCGTGCGGGGCGAAAAGCGTTAG
- the yajC gene encoding preprotein translocase subunit YajC, with the protein MDGIFSPNSLPVLDFSSFSTTLAYQEAGPLSGEAPAGSTAQPGTTGAPGTTGGGGAQPTGQQGGPDMMLILMLGMGVFLVMMIFTGGRRQKKEKRERDDMLNALKRNDKVQTIGGIIGVVAEVRTDEVVLKVDDSGQNRVRFARSAIQQVISSRGGSAEAAPVEEEALATNS; encoded by the coding sequence GTGGATGGCATCTTTTCGCCCAACTCTCTTCCCGTTCTCGACTTCTCCAGTTTCTCGACCACCCTGGCCTATCAGGAGGCGGGGCCGCTGAGCGGTGAAGCGCCCGCCGGCAGCACGGCCCAGCCCGGCACGACGGGAGCCCCCGGCACGACCGGTGGTGGGGGTGCCCAACCGACTGGCCAGCAGGGCGGCCCGGACATGATGCTCATCCTCATGCTGGGCATGGGCGTGTTCCTGGTGATGATGATCTTCACCGGCGGCCGCCGCCAAAAGAAAGAGAAGCGCGAGCGCGACGATATGCTCAACGCCCTGAAGCGCAACGACAAGGTCCAGACCATCGGCGGCATCATCGGCGTCGTGGCCGAGGTGCGCACCGACGAGGTCGTGCTCAAGGTCGACGATTCGGGCCAGAACCGCGTCCGATTCGCCCGCAGCGCCATCCAGCAGGTCATCTCGTCTCGCGGAGGGTCGGCCGAGGCCGCCCCGGTCGAAGAAGAAGCCCTGGCCACGAACAGCTAA
- the egtD gene encoding L-histidine N(alpha)-methyltransferase: MPTTGTDTDPSVERRAVVLDFSESHSRPDADESQGRDAEDASFRADALAGLAQDQKSIPSKYLYDTIGAGLFERITEQPEYYPTKTEIALLRQYAGEIAREIGPNATIVEPGSGAGEKVEILLEALQHPRAMVPVDIAREQLRSVARTLASRHPSLSIVPLWADFTHPIDLPDAIARLHPRLVFFPGSTIGNFMPGVQRELLSTLAKLAGGDGALLIGFDRIKDESVLIPAYDDPARVTREFELNILTRMNRELDADFSLENFHYDARWNADDARIEMHLEATKAHAVTVAGERFEFARGETLWNESSHKYDMGRIESLAASAGLGVDRAWSDEREWFTIALLRPAN, encoded by the coding sequence ATGCCAACCACTGGAACCGACACCGACCCAAGCGTCGAGCGCCGCGCCGTGGTGCTCGACTTCTCCGAATCGCATAGTCGGCCTGATGCCGACGAATCCCAGGGACGCGATGCCGAAGATGCCTCGTTCCGTGCCGACGCCCTGGCTGGGCTTGCGCAGGACCAAAAATCGATCCCCAGCAAGTACCTGTACGACACCATCGGCGCGGGGCTCTTCGAGCGCATCACCGAGCAGCCCGAGTACTACCCGACGAAGACCGAGATCGCCCTGCTCCGCCAGTACGCCGGCGAGATCGCCCGTGAGATCGGCCCGAACGCCACCATCGTCGAGCCGGGCAGCGGCGCGGGCGAGAAGGTCGAGATCCTCCTGGAAGCCCTGCAGCACCCGCGCGCGATGGTGCCGGTCGATATCGCGCGCGAGCAGCTCCGCAGCGTGGCCCGCACGCTCGCGTCGCGGCACCCATCGCTGAGCATCGTGCCGCTTTGGGCCGACTTCACCCATCCCATCGATCTGCCCGATGCCATCGCCCGCCTGCACCCGCGATTGGTCTTCTTCCCCGGCTCCACGATTGGTAACTTCATGCCTGGCGTGCAGCGCGAGCTCTTGAGCACCCTTGCCAAGCTGGCAGGAGGCGACGGAGCGTTGCTCATCGGCTTCGATCGGATCAAAGACGAATCGGTGCTCATCCCCGCCTACGACGATCCCGCGCGCGTGACGCGCGAGTTCGAGCTGAACATTCTCACCCGCATGAACCGCGAGCTGGACGCTGATTTTAGTCTTGAGAATTTCCACTACGACGCACGATGGAACGCCGACGATGCGCGGATCGAGATGCACCTGGAGGCCACCAAGGCCCATGCGGTCACCGTCGCCGGCGAGCGGTTCGAGTTCGCCCGGGGCGAAACGCTCTGGAACGAGAGCAGCCACAAGTACGACATGGGCCGCATCGAGTCGCTGGCCGCCAGCGCGGGGCTGGGGGTCGACCGGGCCTGGAGTGACGAGCGCGAGTGGTTCACGATCGCGTTGCTGCGTCCTGCGAATTGA
- a CDS encoding ATP-binding cassette domain-containing protein, whose product MFALTGIRKAFGEAVVLDGIDLTIEPRTTVALIGPSGCGKSTLLRLMNGLLAPDAGVVRFDGAEMVGAALTPARRRIGYVVQEGGLFAHLTARQNVTLLGRRLGWSKPQARDRAAELAEMARLDLSLLDRYPHELSGGQRQRVALMRALANEPEALLLDEPLGALDPMVRADLQDELKALFERLDKTVVLVTHDLAEAQHLAGRVVLLHDGSIAQDGPHEAMLREPASDFVRRFVNAQRRLHGMEGAAS is encoded by the coding sequence ATGTTCGCCCTCACCGGCATCCGCAAGGCCTTCGGCGAAGCTGTCGTCCTCGACGGCATCGACCTGACCATCGAGCCGCGCACGACGGTGGCGCTCATCGGGCCCAGCGGGTGCGGCAAGTCGACGCTGCTGCGGCTGATGAACGGGCTCTTGGCACCCGATGCGGGCGTGGTCCGCTTCGATGGTGCCGAGATGGTTGGTGCCGCGCTGACGCCGGCACGGCGGCGCATCGGCTACGTCGTGCAGGAGGGGGGCCTGTTCGCGCACCTGACGGCGCGGCAGAACGTGACGCTGCTGGGGCGGCGGCTGGGGTGGAGCAAGCCGCAGGCCCGCGACCGCGCGGCCGAGCTGGCCGAGATGGCCCGGCTCGATCTGTCGCTGCTCGATCGATACCCGCACGAGCTTTCGGGCGGCCAGCGGCAGCGCGTGGCGCTTATGCGGGCGCTCGCGAACGAGCCCGAGGCGCTGCTGCTCGACGAGCCGCTGGGGGCCCTCGACCCGATGGTGCGGGCCGATTTGCAGGACGAGCTCAAGGCGCTCTTCGAGCGGCTGGACAAGACCGTGGTGCTGGTGACCCACGACCTGGCCGAGGCCCAGCACCTGGCCGGCCGGGTGGTGCTGCTGCACGATGGCAGCATCGCGCAGGACGGTCCGCACGAAGCGATGCTGCGCGAGCCGGCCAGCGACTTCGTCCGCCGGTTCGTGAACGCCCAGCGGCGGCTGCACGGCATGGAAGGGGCGGCGTCGTGA